From Paenibacillus polymyxa, the proteins below share one genomic window:
- a CDS encoding GerMN domain-containing protein, with protein MNKKIVIAGLLALFAIAGAGCASKQTSAPATPSQETQTSAAQNSTPEQTTPDPSAQSAENNGASQTPASPSTEPTKTKTDTEKSGDRQTQQITVYYTDTQENGLKEQKKEITYPSELEKFQKAFEALQKSGDSALIPLWSEKITVHKIKLDNGALTFDISLPDEARLGAGGEELAIDALKKTMFQFKEVKTLDLLVDGQSLESLMGHVDLEHPMSR; from the coding sequence ATGAACAAAAAAATCGTAATTGCAGGTCTGCTGGCACTGTTTGCCATTGCAGGTGCAGGGTGTGCCTCTAAGCAAACATCGGCTCCTGCGACTCCATCTCAGGAAACACAAACTTCAGCTGCACAAAATAGTACACCCGAACAGACGACCCCTGATCCATCAGCTCAGTCTGCTGAAAATAATGGAGCGAGTCAAACACCTGCATCTCCGTCGACGGAGCCTACAAAGACCAAGACAGACACGGAAAAGTCAGGAGATCGTCAAACACAGCAGATCACGGTGTACTACACGGATACACAAGAGAACGGCTTAAAAGAACAGAAAAAGGAAATTACCTATCCAAGCGAGCTGGAAAAATTCCAAAAAGCGTTTGAAGCTCTACAAAAGAGCGGTGATTCTGCTCTGATTCCGTTGTGGTCCGAGAAAATTACCGTGCATAAGATCAAATTGGATAACGGTGCATTAACCTTTGATATTTCCCTGCCGGATGAGGCTCGATTGGGAGCTGGCGGCGAGGAATTGGCTATCGATGCTTTGAAGAAAACGATGTTCCAATTCAAGGAAGTCAAAACGCTGGATTTGCTCGTAGATGGTCAATCTCTGGAGTCCTTAATGGGACATGTAGATTTGGAGCATCCAATGAGCCGCTAA